The following proteins are co-located in the Paludibaculum fermentans genome:
- a CDS encoding cbb3-type cytochrome c oxidase subunit I, whose product MPEEINKSVDTRSSAASGPALVHDDTTAKWFLISSIAYFFIVGIIAVTIAAKFVWPSLLGTVQYLTYGRLRPLHVNGMLFGWLLAADMGLSFFMVPRLCAVKLWSEKLGVATAILWNAIILGAVVSLLMGWNQGLEYAELPMPLDIAVVVAWIMFGVNIFMTIASRKYDQMYVSIWYIMGTILWTAFVYLTGNFAVLFATGTNQANLNWMYVHNAVGLIFTPVGLAIAYYFIPKASNTPLYSHKLSMIGFWSLAFVYVWTGAHHMLHGPISQWLQTISIAFSVMLLIPVWAVVYNFFATMKGQWHQLKDNVPLKFLMSGVVFYLLTCFQGPMHSLRTVNAIVSKTDWIPGHAHMAVLGAFSFFAIAGCYHMIPRAFKTTIFSEALANWSFWFLMFGGLGFFVTLWLGGFWQGWQWNNPSIPFIDTVIALKPVWIVRFFSGILMFLGIVSFGYNIMATILGAKDRPAAA is encoded by the coding sequence ATGCCTGAGGAAATCAATAAGAGCGTCGATACGCGCTCCTCGGCGGCCTCCGGGCCGGCCCTGGTGCACGACGACACAACCGCGAAATGGTTCCTGATCAGTTCCATCGCCTACTTCTTCATCGTCGGGATCATCGCCGTCACCATTGCCGCCAAGTTCGTCTGGCCCAGCTTGTTGGGGACGGTGCAGTACCTCACTTACGGCCGCCTGCGCCCGCTGCACGTCAACGGCATGCTGTTCGGCTGGCTGCTGGCAGCCGACATGGGCCTCTCGTTCTTCATGGTGCCCCGGCTCTGTGCCGTCAAGCTGTGGAGTGAGAAGCTCGGTGTCGCCACGGCCATCCTCTGGAACGCCATCATCCTCGGAGCGGTCGTATCTCTCCTCATGGGCTGGAACCAGGGTCTGGAGTATGCGGAACTGCCCATGCCGCTCGACATCGCCGTCGTCGTGGCCTGGATCATGTTCGGCGTGAACATCTTCATGACCATCGCCTCCCGTAAGTACGACCAGATGTACGTCTCCATCTGGTACATCATGGGCACCATCCTCTGGACTGCCTTTGTCTACCTCACGGGCAACTTCGCCGTCCTCTTCGCCACCGGCACCAATCAGGCCAACCTCAACTGGATGTACGTCCACAACGCCGTGGGCCTGATCTTTACCCCGGTCGGCCTGGCCATCGCCTACTACTTCATCCCGAAGGCCTCCAACACGCCGCTCTACAGCCACAAGCTCTCCATGATCGGCTTCTGGTCGCTGGCCTTCGTCTATGTCTGGACCGGCGCCCACCACATGCTCCACGGACCCATCTCCCAGTGGCTGCAGACCATCTCCATCGCCTTCTCTGTCATGCTCCTCATCCCGGTCTGGGCCGTGGTCTACAACTTCTTCGCCACCATGAAGGGCCAGTGGCACCAGCTCAAGGACAACGTCCCCCTCAAGTTCCTCATGTCGGGCGTCGTCTTCTATCTGCTCACCTGCTTCCAGGGACCCATGCACAGCCTCCGTACCGTGAACGCCATCGTCTCCAAGACCGACTGGATTCCCGGCCACGCCCACATGGCTGTCCTTGGCGCCTTCAGCTTCTTCGCCATCGCCGGCTGCTACCACATGATCCCCAGGGCCTTCAAGACCACCATCTTCTCCGAGGCGCTCGCCAACTGGAGCTTCTGGTTCCTCATGTTCGGCGGCTTGGGCTTCTTCGTCACCCTCTGGCTCGGCGGCTTCTGGCAGGGCTGGCAATGGAACAACCCCTCCATTCCGTTCATCGACACCGTCATCGCGCTGAAGCCCGTCTGGATCGTCCGGTTCTTCTCCGGCATCCTCATGTTCCTCGGCATCGTCAGCTTCGGCTACAACATCATGGCAACCATCCTCGGGGCGAAGGACCGGCCCGCGGCCGCTTAG
- a CDS encoding c-type cytochrome, whose translation MRLALAIASFVVLIVHGLVFYQQFFHKWENYQTAYFDQARALSKTDAEKAALTARSPRIEQSLVTKFGDNRVDRCITCHLAMDDPRFKDHAQPLRTHPYTAGMGDVLVNGKWERRHKFADFGCTVCHDGQGRGLQEHYSHGEDEYWPDPLAGYIVQANWRKDFSTKLKGKDYMQSNCAQCHTEENFAGTALVDRGRKLFFANNCYGCHRIEGLSEGTLGPDLSEVGKKFKIDYLWESIVEPRANLATSFMPQFHLNETDVKALVIFLKSRRGVNFSETSLQRYRASLNAKRPPEGAAEPVVLQGAALISSGEKLVTDHACTACHKLGSRDGGIAPDLSFEGLMKNESWILDHFKNPPSKIPDSIMPTFRFPAADFQAMSTYLASLKTPPPMPTPADTFKELCQRCHGEKGDGHGPIAIYLDPYPRDLTKAGFINSKPVERLQSSIKNGVAGTSMPSWGQVLNDTQIQGVLQYVFTTYTKEPRKEITARKVPEKNPVTTSAESMARGEDTFVRRCSGCHGRKADGKGPNSLDILPRPRNLRNTAFVDSVSDRRLFESILYGVQGSAMPSWIDYGLSQNEVGDLVNFIRGINARSAARK comes from the coding sequence ATGAGACTCGCACTTGCTATCGCCAGTTTCGTGGTCCTCATCGTCCACGGGCTCGTCTTCTACCAGCAGTTCTTCCACAAGTGGGAGAACTACCAGACCGCTTACTTTGACCAGGCGCGCGCCCTCTCCAAGACCGACGCCGAGAAGGCCGCTCTCACCGCGCGTTCACCCCGCATCGAGCAGTCCCTCGTCACCAAGTTTGGTGACAACCGCGTCGATCGCTGCATCACCTGCCACCTGGCGATGGACGATCCCCGCTTTAAGGATCATGCCCAGCCGCTGCGCACCCACCCCTACACCGCCGGCATGGGCGATGTCCTGGTCAACGGCAAATGGGAACGCCGCCACAAGTTCGCCGACTTCGGTTGCACCGTCTGCCACGACGGCCAGGGCCGCGGTCTGCAGGAACACTACAGCCACGGCGAGGATGAGTACTGGCCAGATCCCCTCGCCGGCTACATCGTCCAGGCCAATTGGCGCAAGGACTTCTCCACCAAGCTGAAGGGCAAGGACTACATGCAGTCCAACTGCGCCCAGTGCCACACCGAAGAGAACTTCGCCGGCACCGCGCTGGTCGACCGCGGACGCAAACTCTTCTTCGCCAACAACTGCTATGGCTGCCACCGCATCGAAGGGCTCTCCGAAGGCACCCTCGGCCCGGATCTCTCCGAAGTCGGCAAGAAGTTCAAGATCGACTACCTCTGGGAGTCCATCGTCGAACCGCGCGCCAACCTCGCCACCTCGTTCATGCCGCAGTTCCATCTCAATGAGACGGACGTCAAGGCGCTGGTCATCTTCCTCAAGAGCCGCCGCGGCGTCAACTTCTCTGAGACCTCCCTCCAGCGCTACCGCGCCTCGCTCAACGCCAAACGGCCGCCGGAAGGCGCCGCTGAACCCGTGGTCCTGCAGGGCGCCGCGCTGATCTCATCTGGCGAAAAACTGGTCACCGACCACGCTTGCACCGCCTGCCACAAGCTCGGCTCGCGCGACGGCGGCATCGCCCCCGACCTCAGCTTCGAAGGCCTCATGAAGAATGAGTCCTGGATCCTCGACCACTTCAAGAACCCGCCGTCGAAGATCCCCGATTCCATCATGCCGACCTTCCGCTTCCCGGCAGCCGACTTCCAGGCCATGAGCACCTACCTGGCCAGCCTGAAGACTCCTCCGCCGATGCCCACGCCGGCCGATACCTTCAAGGAACTCTGCCAACGCTGCCACGGCGAAAAAGGCGACGGCCACGGCCCCATCGCCATCTACCTCGATCCCTATCCCCGCGACCTCACCAAGGCCGGTTTCATCAACAGCAAGCCCGTCGAGCGCCTCCAAAGCTCCATCAAGAACGGCGTCGCCGGCACCTCCATGCCCTCCTGGGGCCAGGTGCTCAACGACACCCAGATCCAGGGCGTGCTCCAGTACGTCTTCACCACCTATACCAAGGAGCCGCGCAAGGAAATCACCGCCCGCAAGGTGCCGGAGAAGAACCCGGTCACTACCAGTGCGGAGTCCATGGCCCGCGGCGAAGACACCTTCGTCCGCCGCTGCTCCGGTTGCCACGGCCGCAAGGCCGACGGCAAGGGTCCGAACTCGCTCGACATCCTGCCGCGGCCCCGCAACCTGCGCAACACGGCCTTTGTCGACAGCGTCTCCGACCGCCGGTTGTTCGAGTCCATTCTCTACGGCGTGCAAGGCTCCGCCATGCCGTCGTGGATCGATTACGGTCTGTCCCAGAACGAAGTTGGCGACCTGGTCAACTTCATCCGCGGCATCAATGCCCGGAGTGCCGCCCGCAAGTAG
- a CDS encoding cytochrome b N-terminal domain-containing protein, with protein MSQAVKPPSLWTNMRELPANVWHSLFRNPLPTDDLQRSSTSFTNFFLHIHPVKVNKNTLRPIYTMGLGLMSFFLFLILVVTGVLLMFYYVPSTTQAYDRMLDLRGTVAFGIFLRNMHRWSAHGMVGVVVLHMCRVFFTGSYKKPREFNWVIGVLLFLLTLFSSFTGYLLPWDQLAFWAITVGTSIAAYAPVVGKDIQFLMLGDATVGQEALLRFYVLHVAVLPVIVTLLVAIHFWRIRKDGGLSRPEETATPVAVSVKAVELSKNKTYGLQGFVRGPFTKIGNTPDNSVFAWPNLLIAELFVFILTLAAILTLSMMFNAPLEEPVNVMHPPNPAKAPWYFLGLQEMVSYSAFWGGVGIPTIFVLLLLGTPYLDRRTAGVGKWFARERLLANTIFMTFLIVNVVFVIIGTFFRGPNWEFVSPWK; from the coding sequence ATGAGCCAGGCAGTCAAACCCCCTTCGCTGTGGACGAACATGCGGGAACTGCCGGCTAACGTCTGGCACTCGCTGTTTCGCAACCCGCTTCCTACAGACGATCTGCAGCGCTCTTCCACCAGCTTCACCAACTTCTTCCTTCACATCCACCCTGTGAAGGTGAACAAGAACACGCTCCGGCCCATCTACACCATGGGCCTGGGCCTCATGTCCTTCTTCCTGTTCCTCATCCTGGTCGTCACCGGCGTCCTGTTGATGTTCTACTACGTGCCGTCCACCACGCAGGCCTACGACCGCATGCTGGACCTGCGCGGCACAGTCGCCTTCGGCATCTTCCTGCGTAACATGCACCGCTGGTCCGCTCATGGAATGGTCGGCGTCGTTGTCCTCCACATGTGCCGTGTCTTCTTCACCGGCTCCTACAAGAAGCCCCGCGAGTTCAACTGGGTCATCGGCGTCCTGCTCTTTCTACTCACCCTCTTCTCCAGCTTCACCGGCTACCTGCTGCCCTGGGATCAGCTTGCCTTCTGGGCGATCACGGTCGGCACCTCCATCGCCGCGTACGCTCCCGTCGTCGGCAAGGACATCCAGTTCCTGATGCTCGGTGACGCCACTGTTGGCCAGGAGGCGCTCCTTCGCTTCTATGTCCTCCACGTAGCGGTCCTGCCGGTCATCGTTACCCTGCTCGTCGCCATCCACTTCTGGCGCATCCGCAAGGACGGCGGCCTGTCCCGCCCCGAAGAGACCGCCACGCCCGTCGCCGTCAGCGTCAAAGCCGTCGAGCTCTCCAAGAACAAGACCTATGGCCTGCAGGGCTTCGTTCGCGGACCCTTCACCAAGATCGGCAACACCCCCGACAACTCGGTCTTCGCCTGGCCCAACCTGCTCATCGCAGAGCTGTTCGTGTTCATCCTGACCCTCGCCGCCATCCTCACGCTCTCCATGATGTTCAACGCACCACTGGAAGAGCCCGTCAACGTCATGCATCCGCCGAATCCGGCCAAGGCACCGTGGTACTTCCTGGGCCTGCAGGAGATGGTCAGCTACTCCGCCTTCTGGGGCGGCGTCGGCATCCCCACCATCTTCGTCCTGCTCTTATTGGGAACCCCCTATCTCGACCGCCGCACTGCCGGCGTCGGCAAGTGGTTCGCCCGCGAGCGCCTGCTCGCCAATACGATCTTCATGACTTTCCTGATCGTCAACGTAGTGTTCGTCATCATCGGGACCTTCTTCCGGGGGCCCAACTGGGAGTTCGTCTCCCCTTGGAAATGA
- a CDS encoding QcrA and Rieske domain-containing protein, which produces MKMAGNPKFAHNKDAAGEPGVNRRRMLAWFSGFGLFGSAILSAFSNLVFIKPRATYGQPQRFNIGKPEEFPSGTRMALDTRRVCVVREGDKVAAISTTCTHLGCIVSVADTGFACPCHGSRYDQDGNVTGGPAPKALPWYKVSLAPNGEIEIDKDTEVEPGSYLNV; this is translated from the coding sequence ATGAAGATGGCGGGAAATCCCAAATTCGCTCATAACAAGGATGCGGCCGGCGAGCCGGGTGTGAACCGGCGCCGCATGCTTGCCTGGTTCAGTGGTTTTGGACTGTTTGGCTCGGCGATCCTGAGCGCGTTTTCGAATCTCGTGTTCATCAAACCGCGCGCCACCTACGGGCAGCCCCAACGGTTCAACATCGGCAAGCCGGAGGAGTTCCCCTCCGGTACACGCATGGCCCTCGATACCCGCCGTGTGTGCGTCGTGCGGGAAGGCGACAAGGTCGCCGCCATTTCCACCACCTGCACCCACCTCGGCTGCATCGTCAGCGTCGCCGACACAGGCTTCGCCTGCCCCTGCCACGGGTCGCGTTACGACCAGGATGGCAACGTCACAGGCGGTCCCGCCCCCAAGGCCCTCCCCTGGTACAAGGTGAGCCTTGCCCCCAACGGCGAAATCGAGATCGACAAGGACACTGAGGTCGAGCCCGGGAGCTACCTGAACGTATGA
- a CDS encoding RrF2 family transcriptional regulator codes for MQLTRAADYAVRVMLHLASVPVGGRVTLTEFANFGDAPEAFLSKVLQALTRAGLTLSHRGVSGGYTLAKPAESITLLDVVEALEGPLQLNVCIGPEGFCGRSDWCSVHLVWQEAQDALTAVLRAHTIAALAARTPATGPICGVPKWS; via the coding sequence ATGCAGTTGACGCGCGCAGCCGATTACGCAGTCCGGGTGATGCTCCACCTGGCCTCCGTTCCCGTTGGCGGACGCGTCACCCTCACTGAGTTCGCGAACTTCGGCGATGCCCCCGAAGCCTTCCTCAGCAAAGTCCTCCAGGCCCTCACACGCGCCGGGCTCACTCTCTCGCATCGCGGAGTCTCCGGAGGCTACACCCTGGCCAAGCCGGCCGAGTCCATCACGCTCCTCGACGTCGTCGAAGCCCTGGAAGGCCCCCTCCAACTCAACGTCTGCATTGGCCCCGAAGGATTCTGCGGGCGCAGCGACTGGTGTAGCGTCCATTTGGTCTGGCAGGAGGCCCAGGACGCCCTGACCGCCGTCCTCCGCGCTCACACAATTGCTGCCCTCGCCGCCCGGACCCCGGCCACTGGCCCAATCTGCGGGGTACCCAAGTGGAGCTGA
- a CDS encoding ribosomal maturation YjgA family protein, which yields MSLRPSPRAVWALTLCAIIAAGILSRLHQTGFVLIDKYLGDALYAAMFYVLLRPFWKPSTTAIYAMAAMTAIELFQLTRIPAQLLTSEHGLVRIVARLLGTQFSFLDLLAYAIGIGCIYRADIAQS from the coding sequence ATGTCCCTTCGCCCGTCGCCCCGAGCCGTCTGGGCCCTCACCCTCTGCGCCATTATTGCGGCCGGAATCCTCTCCCGCCTGCATCAGACAGGCTTCGTCCTGATCGATAAGTATCTTGGCGACGCCCTCTATGCCGCCATGTTTTACGTCCTCCTCCGGCCATTCTGGAAGCCCTCGACCACCGCGATCTACGCCATGGCGGCCATGACTGCCATCGAACTCTTCCAACTCACCCGGATCCCCGCCCAACTCCTCACCAGCGAACACGGTCTGGTGCGAATCGTGGCCCGTCTCCTTGGTACCCAGTTCAGCTTCCTCGACCTCCTGGCCTACGCGATAGGCATCGGCTGCATCTACCGGGCCGACATAGCCCAAAGCTGA
- a CDS encoding acetylxylan esterase has protein sequence MLRLALLSLLAFSLAAQDRVGTIQVRVATDHTDWRYEPGKPVKFQITAVQDGHSLSGVKVTYRIGPEMMPPKIDQTATITAESLTVEGGTMNEPGFLRCIATVEKNGKTYRGLATAAFQPESIKPTQKDPADFDEFWAAGKAALAKLPIDARITPLPEYGNAQADCYQVNLQNVGMGNAPSRFYGVLCEPKAPGKYPALLSVPGAGVRPYRGMAEMAARGVITLQVGIHGIPVTMDQPVYDSLGSGALANYSVFGLDNRDRYYFRRVYLGCVRANDYLTSLPKWDGEHLVVTGGSQGGALSIVTAALDPRVKGLAAYYPALSDVTGYLQNRAGGWPHMFRATEGPAAHRSQDKIETSRYYDVVNFARRVKVPGLYSWGFNDETCPPTSMYSAYNVIPGQKKLMLALETGHNNVPEQVAEVQVWLLAFLHAAGQ, from the coding sequence ATGCTTCGACTTGCACTTCTCTCCCTACTTGCCTTCTCCCTTGCCGCCCAGGATCGGGTCGGCACGATTCAGGTTCGCGTCGCCACCGACCATACGGACTGGCGCTATGAACCCGGCAAGCCCGTGAAGTTCCAGATCACGGCTGTGCAGGATGGCCATTCGCTCAGCGGAGTAAAGGTGACTTACCGCATCGGCCCGGAGATGATGCCGCCGAAGATCGACCAGACGGCGACGATCACAGCCGAGAGCCTGACGGTGGAGGGCGGGACGATGAACGAACCCGGCTTTCTGCGGTGCATCGCCACGGTGGAGAAGAACGGGAAGACTTACCGGGGCTTGGCGACCGCTGCTTTCCAGCCGGAATCGATCAAGCCTACGCAGAAGGATCCGGCCGATTTCGATGAGTTCTGGGCGGCAGGCAAGGCCGCGCTGGCCAAGTTGCCGATCGATGCCAGGATCACGCCTCTGCCCGAGTATGGCAATGCGCAGGCCGACTGCTATCAGGTGAATCTGCAAAACGTGGGGATGGGGAACGCCCCGTCACGGTTCTATGGAGTGCTGTGCGAGCCCAAGGCTCCGGGCAAGTATCCGGCGCTGCTGAGTGTGCCGGGCGCCGGTGTCCGGCCTTATCGCGGCATGGCGGAGATGGCGGCTCGCGGCGTGATCACGCTGCAGGTGGGGATCCACGGGATTCCGGTGACGATGGACCAGCCGGTGTACGACTCGCTGGGCTCCGGGGCGCTGGCGAACTACAGCGTGTTTGGGCTCGACAACCGGGACCGGTATTACTTCCGGCGTGTGTATCTCGGATGTGTCCGCGCCAATGATTACCTGACCAGCCTTCCGAAGTGGGATGGCGAGCACCTGGTGGTGACGGGCGGCAGCCAGGGTGGAGCGTTGTCGATTGTGACAGCGGCGCTGGATCCGCGGGTCAAGGGCTTGGCTGCGTACTACCCGGCGCTCTCGGATGTCACCGGGTACCTGCAGAACCGGGCTGGCGGATGGCCGCACATGTTCCGCGCTACCGAAGGTCCGGCCGCTCACCGGTCGCAGGACAAGATCGAGACTTCGCGCTACTACGATGTCGTCAACTTCGCGCGGCGGGTGAAGGTGCCCGGGCTGTACTCCTGGGGCTTCAATGATGAGACGTGCCCCCCGACGTCGATGTATTCCGCGTATAACGTGATTCCCGGGCAGAAGAAGCTGATGCTGGCGCTGGAGACGGGGCATAACAATGTGCCGGAGCAGGTGGCCGAGGTGCAGGTGTGGTTGCTGGCGTTTCTGCACGCGGCGGGACAGTAA
- a CDS encoding alpha/beta fold hydrolase — MNSKPTINSSLAAAGDATLFTESVGDRSAPPVLLIMGAMASGVWWPRAFCTELASRGRFVIRYDHRDTGRSTSYGPGGATYSTETLADDALSVLDAYRIPCAHFVGMSLGGYLSQLAALKAPGRVQSMTLVASERLAPADPAMPTMDPRILAYHSRSAELDWTDRQAVLEYQVGAWRLLNGSAHQFDEAFIRSLAEEDWDRTANPLSAFNHAGLNEATAWLGRLEEIQAPVLIIHGTEDPVLPYAHGLALNSALRNSRLLTLQGSGHELHPQDWPVILDAIIEHTAVR, encoded by the coding sequence GTGAATTCGAAGCCGACGATAAATAGCAGTCTTGCCGCCGCCGGCGATGCCACGCTGTTTACCGAAAGCGTGGGCGATCGTTCCGCGCCACCTGTCCTCCTCATCATGGGGGCGATGGCTTCCGGTGTGTGGTGGCCTCGCGCCTTCTGCACGGAGTTGGCCAGTCGAGGCCGCTTCGTGATCCGCTACGATCACCGCGACACGGGCCGCTCCACCAGCTATGGACCCGGCGGAGCCACTTACTCGACCGAAACCCTCGCCGACGACGCGCTTTCCGTGCTCGATGCTTACAGGATCCCTTGTGCCCACTTCGTCGGCATGTCCCTAGGGGGGTATTTGAGCCAGTTGGCTGCGCTCAAAGCGCCGGGCCGAGTCCAATCCATGACGCTCGTCGCTTCTGAGCGCCTGGCGCCGGCCGATCCCGCCATGCCAACAATGGATCCACGGATACTGGCCTATCACAGCCGCTCTGCGGAACTCGACTGGACCGACCGTCAGGCCGTCCTGGAGTATCAGGTCGGCGCTTGGCGGCTGCTCAACGGGTCCGCCCACCAGTTTGATGAGGCGTTCATTCGCAGCTTGGCCGAGGAAGACTGGGATCGGACCGCCAATCCGCTCTCGGCCTTCAATCACGCAGGGCTCAATGAGGCGACAGCCTGGCTCGGCCGCCTGGAAGAAATCCAGGCGCCGGTGCTGATCATCCATGGCACGGAGGATCCGGTGCTCCCCTATGCGCATGGGCTGGCTCTCAATTCCGCATTGCGAAATAGTCGCTTGCTCACCCTGCAGGGGTCGGGGCACGAACTGCACCCTCAGGATTGGCCGGTCATTCTCGACGCCATCATCGAACACACGGCCGTACGATAA
- a CDS encoding DinB family protein → MPEAPDHHLLDALLDSWDRNNTILLNLLRAVPPGGLDARAMPGSHTVSEMFTHLHHERMVSVLEEAPECAGQVPTQEWLPEPDPNRIAQMLVESAQRVRDAVRGRVESSRPLDLHYDHPILLLQLLIFHESYHHGQIKLALKLAGRPISDDVAGPLTWDVWRRKRSSN, encoded by the coding sequence ATGCCGGAAGCACCAGATCACCACCTGCTGGACGCCCTGCTCGACTCCTGGGACCGCAACAACACGATTCTGCTGAACCTCCTCCGAGCCGTCCCGCCGGGTGGTCTGGACGCTCGCGCCATGCCCGGCAGCCACACGGTCTCCGAGATGTTCACCCACCTCCACCACGAGCGCATGGTATCCGTTCTCGAAGAAGCTCCCGAGTGCGCGGGCCAGGTGCCAACCCAGGAGTGGCTCCCTGAGCCCGACCCCAACCGCATTGCGCAAATGCTGGTGGAGAGCGCACAGCGAGTTCGTGATGCCGTCCGGGGCAGGGTAGAGTCCAGCCGTCCCCTGGACCTTCACTACGACCACCCGATCCTCCTCCTGCAACTCCTGATCTTCCACGAGTCCTACCACCACGGCCAGATCAAGCTGGCCCTCAAGCTCGCCGGACGTCCAATCTCCGACGACGTGGCCGGCCCGCTCACTTGGGACGTGTGGAGGCGCAAGCGCAGTAGCAACTAG
- a CDS encoding carbohydrate-binding family 9-like protein — protein sequence MYPFEPARYTCYRANGPLTIDGKLNEPSWLAAPKSTPFVDIVTGEPAWFDTRTALLWDDENLYFGFWAEENDVWGTLTERDSKIYEENDLELFIGAKDAYYEFEMNALNTVYEVFWVWKDIFLPGSKYFGRPEFDPATQRTMVLDGVGGHVHERGERWGFLDWDYPGLRTAVHVDGVVNRRDKTDRGWTAELAFPWKGLELLRDGRSLPPQDGDVWRIDCSRFEKIGRNGEVLDPCAGWTWNQHGHYDSHIPEVFPYVTFSTQVVGEGR from the coding sequence ATGTACCCTTTCGAACCTGCGCGCTACACCTGCTACCGGGCCAATGGACCTCTCACGATAGACGGCAAGTTGAATGAGCCGTCGTGGCTGGCGGCCCCGAAATCGACGCCGTTTGTGGATATCGTCACTGGGGAGCCGGCGTGGTTTGACACGCGCACGGCGCTGCTGTGGGACGACGAGAATCTCTACTTCGGCTTCTGGGCGGAAGAGAACGACGTCTGGGGCACGCTCACTGAGCGGGATTCGAAGATCTATGAAGAGAACGACCTCGAGCTGTTCATTGGTGCGAAGGACGCCTACTACGAGTTCGAGATGAACGCCCTGAACACGGTGTATGAGGTGTTCTGGGTTTGGAAGGATATCTTCCTGCCGGGATCGAAGTACTTCGGGCGGCCGGAGTTCGATCCAGCCACACAGCGGACCATGGTGCTGGATGGAGTGGGCGGGCATGTGCACGAGCGCGGTGAGCGGTGGGGGTTCCTGGATTGGGACTACCCGGGCCTGCGGACGGCCGTGCACGTGGACGGAGTAGTGAACCGTCGCGACAAGACAGACCGGGGTTGGACGGCGGAACTCGCGTTTCCCTGGAAGGGACTGGAGTTGCTGCGCGACGGGCGTTCGCTGCCTCCGCAGGACGGTGATGTGTGGCGGATCGATTGCAGCCGGTTTGAGAAGATCGGACGAAATGGTGAAGTGCTGGATCCCTGCGCCGGGTGGACGTGGAATCAGCACGGACATTACGACTCGCACATTCCGGAGGTGTTTCCCTACGTGACGTTCTCGACACAAGTGGTGGGCGAGGGGCGCTAG